In one Gossypium hirsutum isolate 1008001.06 chromosome D09, Gossypium_hirsutum_v2.1, whole genome shotgun sequence genomic region, the following are encoded:
- the LOC121220736 gene encoding putative disease resistance protein RGA3 — translation MAAALVSFILGQLATITFETAWQELKLVIGVEEEVRKVQSNFEAIQEVVEDAEVKQVMDKSVKRWIDKLKDVAYDMEDVLDEWTTALSKLKTDEAESASVPKKKVRLSRLPFNLGGQVVRGYDIGDKIRRINVELDEIAKEKDRNHFARSEITQPRRLERTTAYVDVSEIKGRNDVRDNIVSKLTSDEGSIQTVSIIGMCGIGKTALAQLVVNHVKGQNSFDDVVWVCVSDFFDQIKIAREILEGLGCGSSRDLISLQGLLDNIAEKVRDRKVFIVFDDVWTEREADWEALRAALQHCKHGIRILVTTRKESVVKVIRSSHVFRLELLSDEICWEILKSKAFFGRGESERRDLEDVGMRIAKKCKGLALAAKELGSLLRQKRRRVEWERVLNSGFWELEVAEEYIFRPLLLSYYDLPSTIRRCLLYCAIFPKDYVMGKDELIVHSKMQGFLNSVDDDSEMELKGEEYFEYLADRSLFQDLERDDYGNIFVGKMHDLVHDCLLFMTKDEIVTKEVDSKETWNLDLVSKRARHSSIKISQPNSFPICINGVEKLRTLITIGESYDVTSEGLKKLFSEAKCLRLLDFQLPRIRKVSEEIQVPEEIGNLIHLRYLTFLSYQSLELPESVCDLRNLEYLNIVNCSELPKEMEKLINLKYLYTRDCNRLSHYPKGIGRLTSLQRLDRIIARVDCNHSKDFSVGDFQNLDLLRGDLWLELEGNWINIEEFERAKLHKKIHLMELRVVFRSNNAGHEMKDNFIKALNPRPNFHIHFFGI, via the coding sequence ATGGCCGCAGCACTTGTTTCTTTCATCTTGGGGCAACTAGCGACTATCACTTTTGAGACTGCGTGGCAAGAGCTGAAGCTGGTGATAGGCGTTGAGGAAGAAGTCAGAAAGGTTCAAAGCAATTTTGAGGCCATCCAGGAAGTGGTTGAAGATGCTGAGGTAAAgcaagttatggacaaaagtgtAAAGAGATGGATAGATAAGCTCAAAGATGTAGCGTATGACATGGAGGACGTGCTTGATGAGTGGACTACTGCACTTTCCAAATTAAAGACAGATGAAGCTGAAAGTGCTTCGGTCCCCAAGAAGAAGGTACGTCTTTCACGGTTACCTTTTAATTTGGGTGGTCAAGTTGTTAGGGGGTATGACATCGGTGATAAAATACGAAGAATCAATGTAGAGTTGGATGAAATTGCTAAAGAGAAAGATAGAAACCATTTTGCTAGAAGTGAAATTACACAACCTCGACGATTAGAAAGAACCACGGCCTATGTTGATGTCTCTGAGATCAAAGGTCGAAATGATGTTAGAGACAACATAGTGAGCAAATTGACCAGCGATGAAGGATCCATTCAGACCGTCTCTATAATTGGCATGTGTGGGATCGGGAAAACTGCTCTTGCTCAATTGGTGGTTAATCATGTTAAAGGTCAAAACTCCTTTGACGATGTAGTTTGGGTTTGTGTTTCGGACTTTTTTGATCAGATCAAAATTGCAAGAGAGATTTTAGAAGGCCTTGGATGTGGTTCATCTCGAGATTTAATTTCACTACAAGGCCTGTTGGACAATATTGCTGAGAAAGTCAGGGATAGAAAAGTTTTTATTGTCTTCGACGACGTCTGGACAGAGCGTGAAGCAGATTGGGAAGCACTAAGAGCTGCTCTGCAACATTGCAAGCATGGAATTAGGATTTTGGTGACTACTCGAAAAGAATCGGTGGTCAAGGTGATTAGATCATCTCATGTGTTTCGTTTAGAACTGTTGTCAGACGAGATATGTTGGGAGATTCTTAAATCAAAAGCATTTTTTGGAAGGGGGGAGAGTGAGCGTAGAGATCTAGAGGATGTTGGGATGAGAATTGCAAAAAAGTGTAAAGGTTTGGCGCTTGCTGCAAAAGAATTAGGAAGTTTGCTACGACAAAAAAGGAGGAGAGTGGAATGGGAAAGAGTGTTGAATAGTGGGTTTTGGGAATTAGAGGTAGCAGAAGAATATATTTTCAGACCTCTATTGTTGAGTTACTATGATTTACCCTCAACAATAAGACGATGCTTGTTATATTGTGCTATATTTCCCAAGGATTATGTGATGGGGAAAGATGAATTGATTGTGCACTCGAAGATGCAAGGCTTTTTGAACTCTGTCGACGACGATTCGGAGATGGAGTTGAAAGGTGAAGAATACTTTGAGTACTTGGCAGATCGTTCCCTCTTTCAAGATTTGGAAAGGGATGATTATGGCAACATATTTGTAGGTAAGATGCATGACTTAGTACATGACTGTCTCCTGTTTATGACAAAAGATGAGATTGTGACGAAGGAGGTTGATTCGAAAGAAACTTGGAACCTGGATTTAGTTTCCAAAAGAGCTCGTCATTCAAGTATAAAAATCAGCCAACCCAACTCATTTCCTATTTGTATAAACGGAGTAGAAAAATTGAGGACTCTTATCACAATCGGCGAAAGCTATGATGTCACCTCTGAAGGCTTAAAGAAGTTATTCAGTGAAGCCAAATGCCTGAGATTATTGGATTTTCAGTTGCCGAGAATCAGAAAAGTTTCTGAAGAAATCCAAGTTCCAGAAGAAATAGGCAACTTAATTCACTTGAGATATCTCACTTTTCTTTCTTATCAGAGTCTGGAATTGCCTGAATCAGTTTGTGATCTGCGAAATTTGGAATACTTGAATATCGTCAACTGTAGTGAACTACCCAAAGAGATGGAGAAGTTGATCAACTTGAAGTATCTTTATACTCGTGACTGTAATAGGCTAAGCCATTATCCTAAAGGGATTGGGAGATTAACAAGTCTTCAGAGATTAGATCGAATCATTGCAAGAGTCGACTGCAATCATAGTAAAGACTTCAGTGTTGGAGATTTTCAAAACTTGGATCTGCTGCGCGGAGACCTTTGGTTAGAATTGGAAGGAAACTGGATAAATATAGAAGAATTTGAGAGAGCTAAGCTTCATAAAAAGATACATCTCATGGAACTGAGGGTGGTTTTTAGGAGTAATAATGCAGGACATGAAATGAAGGATAATTTCATTAAGGCTTTGAACCCACGTCCCAACTTTCACATCCACTTTTTTGGTATTTAA